Proteins encoded together in one Chelonoidis abingdonii isolate Lonesome George chromosome 1, CheloAbing_2.0, whole genome shotgun sequence window:
- the SERPINH1 gene encoding serpin H1: MRVTNLLALCALAAAVPSEDKKLSDKATALADRSTTLAFNLYHMMAKDKNMENILVSPVVVASSLGLVSLGGKATTASQAKAVLSADKLNDDYVHGGLSELLNEVSNSTARNVTWKLGNRLYGPSSINFADDFVKSSKKHYNYEHSKINFRDKRSALKSINEWASQTTDGKLPEVTKNVEKTDGALIVNAMFFKPHWDERFHHKMVDNRGFMVTRSYTVGVPMMHRTGLYNYFDDEAEKLQIVEMPLAHKLSSMIFIMPNHVEPLERVEKLLTREQLKTWIRKLKKRALAISLPKVSLEVSHDLQKHLADLGLTEAMDKNKADLSKISGKKDLYLSNVFHAAALEWDTEGNPFDADIYGREEMRNPKLFYADHPFVFVIKDNKTNSILFIGRLVRPKGDKMRDEL; encoded by the exons ATGCGGGTGACCAACCTCCTGGCCCTCTGTGCCCTAGCGGCCGCAGTGCCCTCGGAAGATAAGAAGCTGAGCGATAAGGCAACCGCCTTAGCTGACCGCAGCACAACTCTCGCCTTCAACCTCTACCACATGATGGCTAAAGACAAGAACATGGAGAACATCCTCGTGTCTCCCGTGGTGGTGGCCTCCTCGCTTGGCCTGGTGTCACTCGGTGGCAAGGCCACCACAGCCTCCCAAGCCAAGGCCGTGCTCAGCGCCGACAAGCTGAATGACGACTACGTTCACGGCGGGCTTTCAGAGCTCCTGAACGAGGTCAGCAACTCCACCGCCCGCAATGTCACCTGGAAGCTTGGGAACCGCTTGTACGGCCCCAGCTCCATCAACTTTGCTGATGATTTTGTGAAGAGCAGCAAGAAGCACTACAACTACGAACACTCCAAGATCAACTTCAGGGACAAGAGGAGCGCCCTGAAATCCATCAACGAGTGGGCATCCCAGACCACCGATGGCAAGCTCCCTGAGGTCACCAAAAACGTGGAGAAGACCGACGGGGCCCTGATCGTGAACGCCATGTTCTTCAAAC CGCACTGGGATGAGAGGTTCCATCACAAGATGGTGGACAACCGTGGCTTTATGGTGACCCGTTCCTACACAGTGGGAGTTCCCATGATGCACCGCACAG GTCTGTACAACTACTTTGATGATGAGGCTGAGAAACTTCAGATTGTGGAGATGCCTCTTGCTCACAAACTCTCCAGCATGATCTTCATCATGCCCAACCATGTGGAGCCTCTGGAGAGAGTTGAGAAGCTGCTGACCAGAGAGCAACTGAAAACTTGGATCCGCAAGTTGAAGAAGAGAGCCCTGGCCATTTCCCTGCCAAAAGTCAGCTTGGAAGTCAGCCATGATCTCCAG AAACACTTGGCGGACCTTGGCTTGACTGAAGCAATGGACAAGAACAAGGCTGACCTGTCCAAGATTTCAGGCAAGAAAGATCTCTACCTTTCCAACGTCTTCCATGCCGCGGCCCTCGAGTGGGACACCGAAGGGAACCCCTTTGATGCTGACATCTACGGCCGAGAAGAAATGAGGAACCCAAAACTCTTCTATGCCGATCACCCATTCGTCTTTGTGATCAAGGACAATAAAACCAACTCCATTCTTTTCATTGGCAGGCTAGTGAGGCCCAAAGGGGACAAAATGCGCGATGAATTGTAG